A DNA window from Helianthus annuus cultivar XRQ/B chromosome 15, HanXRQr2.0-SUNRISE, whole genome shotgun sequence contains the following coding sequences:
- the LOC118487666 gene encoding uncharacterized protein LOC118487666, whose product MAEGYVKIQVVEIYQLYKKTSLPELSRYDALKYIGDAIGWFIQWPLSLVKLSSTEATSQNPALKQPAQDNTCYRPELEVPIEQDESHECYQIDATMIESFGDEFLFGAHDVSTQHDVDGSEEELDEMFSQHEVLVEQPQAPTLSKLEQDIKTALWNIENLRPQSMISLATRLTKHYDGDMSIEINWPHGMYPETEFSPRVENVEYEGMLQFLANGLLDASFIHWCQMFLFGHRLKNATQVAYFNTQRITGKECEENLPSVKEHLVEVYKLHEGKKYFLAPFLYSRHWVLFIVSPSERKGWILDSTYLRGKKNKSHYSLTNAIETSFGGRFTWKMVKCKQQEGSWECGFLVVRNMFEFVISRQFGFPNNMWNDTTEITGVEIDKLVENIMCRFFAAVFNDKSKN is encoded by the exons ATGGCCGAGGGCTACGTGAAAATACAAGTAGTTGAAATCTATCAGTTGTACAAGAAAACGTCTCTTCCTGAACTTTCACGCTATGATGCACTTAAATATATAGGTGATGCTATTGGTTGGTTTATTCAGTGGCCACTTTCTTTGGTAAAG CTTTCAAGCACTGAAGCAACTTCTCAGAATCCAGCATTGAAGCAACCAGCTCAGGACAACACATGTTATCGGCCTGAG TTGGAGGTTCCCATTGAACAAGACGAAAGTCATGAATGTTATCAAATTGATGCGACTATGATTGAAAGTTTTGGTGATGAG TTTCTATTTGGCGCACATGATGTTTCCACTCAACATGATGTTGACGGATCAGAAGAGGAACTGGATGAGATG TTTTCCCAGCATGAGGTTCTTGTTGAACAACCTCAAGCTCCTacattgtcaaagcttgaacaaGACATAAAAACCGCCTTGTGGAATATCGAGAATTTGCGCCCTCAAAGTATGATTTCATTGGCTACCCGATTAACAAAACACTATGACGGCGATATGAGCATTGAGATTAATTGGCCTCATGGGATGTACCCAGAAACCGAGTTCAGTCCTCGAGTTGAGAACGTTGAATATGAGGGTATGTTGCAATTTCTAGCGAACGGGTTGCTTGATGCCAGCTTTATACATTGGTGTCAAAT GTTTTTGTTCGGCCATCGTCTAAAAAATGCTACTCAAGTCGCCTACTTCAATACTCAACGAATTACCGGGAAAGAGTGTGAGGAAAATTTGCCTAGTGTTAAAGAACACTTGGTCGAGGTTTACAAACTTCATGAGGGAAAGAAATATTTTCTTGCTCCATTCTTATATAG TCGTCATTGGGTGTTGTTTATCGTCTCCCCTTCGGAACGTAAAGGTTGGATTTTGGATTCAACTTATTTGAGGGGCAAGAAGAATAAAAGTCATTATTCTCTAACAAATGCAATAGAAACTTCATTTGGAGGCCGTTTTACTTGGAAGATGGTTAAA tGTAAGCAGCAAGAAGGATCATGGGAGTGTGGATTCTTAGTAGTTAGAAACATGTTCGAGTTTGTTATTTCAAGGCAGTTCGGTTTTCCAAACAAT ATGTGGAACGACACAACAGAGATAACTGGAGTGGAAATCGACAAGCTGGTTGAAAACATCATGTGTCGGTTTTTTGCAGCTGTGTTTAATGATAAAAGCAAGAATTAG